From the genome of Colwellia psychrerythraea 34H, one region includes:
- the feoB gene encoding ferrous iron transport protein B has product MKQSKHFALVGFANSGKSTLFNLLLSDSESNKKQSKQNVGNWSGVTVAAKKTSITLNNNAAYLSDLPGLSSLERHAEQGKDLTISQSFLQGNDIDFLVNVVDINQLSRQLYLTSQLLELGVPMIVVLNKIDRQKHLDIDISQLAAELGCPIVAISAQRDDALKKVQQALGQLNGDLSAVHQKIIDNAHTESKDKPEPNVKVMHARYDYITDMLARVSSVEATNAAFANPTSSNKPFSEKIDSLVLHPITGIPVFLGVMYLLFMFAINVGSAFIDFFDIISGTLFVEYPLHFLAPLDLPQWILTIVEGLGSGMQTVATFIPIIACLFIGLSLLESSGYLARAAFVVDSLMQKIGLPGKAFVPLIVGFGCTVPAVMSARILDSERERITTVMMSPFMSCGARLPVYALFAAAFFPDNGQNLVFLLYLVGIAAAIFTGFLLKKTVLSGTTSLNIMELPQYEMPRIGALSKRVWQRTSSFVTGAGKTIVIVVCLLNFFNSIGIDGKFGSQDSENSVLSQGAKVVMPLLAPMGVQEDNWQAGVGIITGIFAKEVLVATFNNLYSPHASEGEGAPSLVQSWQDATDSIKENLFGISPDDPLGISVGDISDLNIAAQEQGVELTTYQRMQLAFVSQLGAFSYLLFILLYTPCVAAMGAIKNEVGSRWAGFAGIWSFVFAYLVSTLCYQIGNFLASPLSSSITIALALLTFVLIYFWLKHKGKKVLTIPVRVSYS; this is encoded by the coding sequence GTGAAACAATCAAAACATTTCGCACTGGTTGGTTTTGCCAACTCGGGCAAAAGCACTTTATTTAACCTGTTATTATCTGATAGCGAAAGTAATAAAAAGCAGAGTAAACAAAATGTAGGCAATTGGTCAGGTGTGACAGTTGCAGCTAAAAAAACAAGCATTACCCTAAATAATAACGCTGCCTATTTATCTGATCTTCCTGGTTTAAGTTCATTAGAACGTCATGCCGAACAGGGTAAAGATCTCACTATTTCTCAATCATTTTTGCAAGGAAATGATATTGATTTTTTAGTCAATGTTGTTGATATTAATCAGCTTAGTCGTCAACTTTATTTAACTAGCCAGTTATTAGAGCTTGGAGTACCAATGATCGTGGTGCTTAATAAAATCGATCGACAAAAACATTTAGACATTGATATTTCGCAATTAGCAGCCGAATTAGGTTGTCCTATTGTTGCGATTAGCGCACAACGTGATGATGCCCTAAAAAAGGTGCAACAAGCACTTGGTCAATTAAACGGTGACCTATCTGCCGTTCACCAAAAAATTATTGATAATGCTCACACCGAGTCAAAAGATAAGCCAGAGCCAAACGTCAAAGTAATGCACGCTCGTTATGACTACATTACGGATATGCTGGCGCGTGTAAGCAGTGTTGAAGCAACAAACGCTGCTTTTGCTAATCCAACATCTAGCAACAAGCCCTTTTCAGAAAAAATTGATAGCCTAGTCTTACACCCTATAACGGGCATACCCGTTTTTCTTGGTGTGATGTACTTGCTCTTTATGTTTGCCATTAATGTCGGTAGTGCCTTTATCGATTTTTTCGATATTATTAGTGGTACCTTATTCGTTGAATATCCTCTGCACTTCCTTGCACCTTTAGATTTACCACAGTGGATACTTACTATTGTGGAAGGCTTGGGCAGTGGTATGCAAACGGTCGCGACTTTTATTCCTATTATAGCCTGTTTATTTATTGGCTTATCACTGCTTGAGAGTTCAGGCTACTTAGCTCGCGCTGCTTTTGTTGTAGACAGTTTGATGCAAAAAATTGGCTTGCCCGGTAAAGCTTTTGTTCCTTTGATTGTTGGCTTTGGCTGTACGGTACCTGCGGTAATGTCAGCAAGAATACTTGATAGTGAACGAGAACGTATTACCACAGTAATGATGTCACCCTTTATGTCATGTGGGGCAAGGTTACCTGTTTATGCACTATTTGCCGCCGCATTTTTCCCTGATAACGGTCAAAACTTAGTGTTTTTATTGTATTTAGTCGGTATTGCCGCTGCTATATTTACCGGATTCTTATTAAAGAAAACCGTTTTATCAGGCACGACTTCATTAAACATTATGGAATTACCGCAGTATGAGATGCCGAGAATTGGTGCTCTTAGTAAGCGAGTATGGCAGCGTACCAGTAGTTTTGTCACAGGTGCAGGTAAAACCATTGTGATCGTGGTGTGTTTACTTAACTTTTTTAACTCTATTGGCATTGACGGTAAGTTTGGCAGTCAAGACAGTGAGAACTCGGTATTGAGCCAAGGGGCAAAAGTGGTTATGCCGCTATTGGCACCTATGGGTGTTCAAGAAGACAATTGGCAAGCCGGCGTAGGAATAATTACCGGAATATTTGCCAAAGAAGTATTGGTTGCCACGTTTAATAATTTATATTCACCACATGCCTCAGAGGGTGAGGGCGCACCATCATTGGTGCAAAGTTGGCAGGACGCGACTGATAGCATTAAAGAAAATTTATTTGGTATTTCTCCTGATGACCCTTTGGGTATTAGTGTCGGTGATATCAGTGATTTGAATATTGCTGCACAAGAGCAAGGTGTTGAATTAACTACTTACCAACGAATGCAGTTAGCTTTTGTTAGCCAGTTAGGCGCTTTTAGCTATTTATTATTTATCTTACTTTATACCCCTTGCGTTGCTGCTATGGGAGCAATTAAAAATGAAGTAGGTAGTCGTTGGGCTGGATTTGCTGGGATATGGAGCTTTGTTTTTGCTTATTTGGTATCAACGTTATGTTATCAAATTGGTAATTTCTTGGCATCACCATTAAGTTCTAGTATTACTATTGCTCTCGCTTTATTAACCTTTGTTTTGATTTACTTTTGGCTTAAACATAAAGGTAAAAAGGTATTAACTATTCCTGTAAGGGTCAGTTACAGCTAA
- a CDS encoding 6-phosphofructokinase: MNNKKTTSIKRIALLTSGGDAPGMNAAIRSVVLAAHHYHIEVIGFYHGYNGLVCEEHIAMAEPLTLLKVNSIIHLGGTILKSARCQLMHEAKGLQLAADTLNDKNIDALVVIGGDGSFSGLLALQAYWSGQMIGIPGTIDNDLDGTDYTIGFATAVNTGIEAIDKIRDTADAFERIFIVELMGRHCGHITFNVGIACAAEQVLSFENFNANEQSSKLQQLATEITTAKKNRHSSYIIVIAENLWPGGAVELARQLHLQADIECTPCILGHIQRGGSPIAKDRILATKMGVAAVQALIDGESNIMVAEQNNAMNFITLDEAIKHKKVVSKQLIDAQQNILALTAQTQC; this comes from the coding sequence ATGAATAATAAAAAAACAACGTCAATTAAGCGCATTGCACTATTAACCAGTGGCGGTGATGCTCCAGGGATGAATGCAGCGATACGTTCAGTTGTATTAGCAGCTCATCATTATCATATTGAAGTCATTGGTTTTTATCATGGTTATAACGGCTTGGTATGTGAAGAGCATATCGCCATGGCTGAACCGTTAACCTTGTTAAAAGTAAATAGCATTATTCACCTCGGTGGTACGATATTGAAGAGTGCTCGTTGTCAGTTAATGCATGAAGCAAAAGGCTTACAGTTAGCCGCGGATACCTTAAATGATAAAAATATCGATGCACTTGTTGTTATAGGTGGTGATGGATCTTTTTCTGGATTGCTGGCGCTTCAAGCGTATTGGTCAGGTCAGATGATTGGAATTCCGGGAACGATAGATAATGATCTTGATGGGACTGATTACACTATTGGCTTTGCCACAGCAGTAAACACTGGCATAGAAGCAATTGACAAAATTCGTGATACCGCAGATGCTTTTGAACGGATATTTATTGTTGAGTTGATGGGGCGACATTGTGGCCATATAACGTTCAATGTTGGTATTGCTTGTGCGGCAGAGCAGGTATTATCTTTTGAAAATTTTAACGCGAATGAGCAGTCGTCAAAATTACAGCAACTTGCGACAGAAATTACCACAGCAAAGAAAAATCGTCATTCAAGTTATATTATTGTTATCGCAGAAAACCTGTGGCCAGGTGGCGCTGTAGAATTAGCGAGACAATTGCACCTACAAGCTGATATTGAGTGCACGCCCTGTATATTAGGCCATATACAGCGAGGTGGCTCACCCATTGCTAAAGATAGAATACTCGCGACAAAAATGGGCGTAGCTGCTGTGCAAGCACTTATAGACGGTGAATCCAATATTATGGTGGCAGAGCAAAATAATGCGATGAATTTTATTACGCTGGATGAGGCAATTAAGCACAAAAAAGTAGTAAGCAAACAGCTCATTGATGCACAACAAAATATCTTGGCGTTAACAGCGCAAACCCAGTGTTAA
- a CDS encoding sensor histidine kinase translates to MKTSLYQRLALTLCATFMVMASLLVAWSNSLVQQSKYQAEQKLHVNLAEHLAHDNPLLQDGVYDKAALENLFHTLMLLGPSFEFYFLDTQGNILTYSADPAKIKRKSVSLIPLKKLIDKPQQVPVFGDDPRDINNKKIFSASPVYQGELLQGYLYIIIGGEIYDSIFSQVQSDKDLQKYGAFVVAGLFLFLLVLLAVFRYFTRPVRELATQMQALKAVKFDQTKVELKQWGSESSQNIDSNEVHFLGATFNDMVVQINQQFSLLTENDRIRRELLAHLSHDLRTPLATMQGYIEILAIKGDNLSSIEKQDYLATVQRNVSQLKRLIDQIFELAHLENGQVTVNLETFPIGELLHDILAKFTLKAAEKNIALTLQPQPCQFIVYSDIAKLERIMTNLLENAIRHTDNGGDIVMTVTQLSTQVKVSVTDNGSGISKEDIAYIFDARYRASNAIEDSTQHAGLGLAISQKLSQVINSELMVKSELGNGSSFSLSLPMLP, encoded by the coding sequence ATGAAAACATCACTTTATCAACGCTTAGCATTAACACTCTGCGCTACCTTCATGGTCATGGCCTCACTACTCGTTGCTTGGAGTAACTCTCTGGTACAGCAATCAAAGTACCAGGCAGAGCAAAAGTTGCACGTAAATCTCGCGGAACATCTAGCCCACGATAATCCGTTATTACAAGATGGTGTTTACGATAAAGCGGCTCTAGAAAATCTTTTTCATACACTAATGCTTTTAGGTCCTTCCTTTGAATTTTACTTTTTAGATACCCAAGGTAATATTTTAACGTATTCCGCTGATCCCGCTAAAATAAAACGAAAATCTGTTTCACTAATACCGTTAAAAAAGCTTATTGATAAACCACAGCAAGTGCCTGTTTTTGGAGATGATCCTCGCGATATAAATAATAAAAAAATATTTTCAGCTTCTCCGGTTTATCAAGGTGAGCTGCTGCAGGGTTATTTATATATTATTATTGGCGGCGAAATTTATGATTCAATTTTTAGCCAAGTACAATCAGATAAAGACTTACAGAAATATGGCGCATTTGTTGTCGCCGGTTTGTTCCTATTTTTACTTGTTTTATTAGCCGTATTTCGCTATTTCACTCGTCCTGTAAGAGAGCTAGCAACACAAATGCAGGCGCTTAAAGCCGTGAAATTTGATCAAACAAAGGTTGAATTAAAGCAATGGGGCTCTGAGTCAAGCCAGAACATTGATAGTAATGAAGTGCATTTCCTTGGTGCTACCTTTAACGATATGGTTGTGCAAATCAATCAGCAGTTTTCTTTATTGACTGAAAACGATCGTATACGTCGAGAGTTATTAGCTCATTTATCTCATGATCTGCGAACACCACTAGCGACAATGCAAGGGTATATTGAAATCTTAGCGATCAAAGGAGACAATTTATCCAGCATTGAAAAACAAGATTATTTAGCGACTGTTCAGCGCAACGTTAGTCAACTTAAGCGTCTTATTGACCAAATTTTTGAGCTCGCGCATCTAGAAAATGGTCAAGTGACTGTCAATCTAGAAACCTTCCCTATTGGTGAGTTGTTACACGACATTCTGGCTAAGTTTACCTTAAAAGCTGCCGAGAAAAATATTGCTCTAACCTTGCAACCTCAGCCTTGCCAATTCATTGTTTACTCTGATATTGCTAAGTTAGAGCGAATAATGACAAATTTATTAGAAAATGCCATTAGACATACCGACAACGGTGGTGACATTGTCATGACGGTTACTCAACTATCCACACAAGTAAAAGTTAGCGTAACGGATAATGGTAGTGGTATAAGTAAAGAAGATATCGCCTATATATTTGATGCAAGATATAGAGCGAGTAATGCCATAGAAGATAGTACTCAACATGCCGGATTAGGATTGGCGATTAGCCAAAAATTATCGCAAGTGATAAATTCTGAACTCATGGTTAAGAGCGAACTAGGTAATGGCAGCAGCTTTTCATTATCTCTACCCATGTTGCCTTGA